Proteins found in one Miscanthus floridulus cultivar M001 chromosome 4, ASM1932011v1, whole genome shotgun sequence genomic segment:
- the LOC136552970 gene encoding transcription factor bHLH147-like, whose translation MPSSFTSADDEGTRGKRKRGSPGACASEDGNQQGPSSKWRTPRAQQAYSSKLIQALRLVRTGGTPTCSASAPAVRDAAYRALAVAARGRSRWSRAILARSRRCRALQSARRPPPPPRPRRRYQQQQDGEERPLGGLAGRAKVLGRLVPGCRSLSLPALLAEVSDYIAALEMQVRAMGQLTHDLAASASASASSSSAPTAAPSIAPP comes from the coding sequence ATGCCCTCCTCCTTCACCTCCGCTGACGACGAGGGCACCCGCGGCAAGCGCAAGAGGGGCTCGCCGGGTGCATGCGCATCCGAAGACGGCAACCAGCAGGGCCCGTCGTCCAAGTGGCGGACGCCGCGCGCGCAGCAGGCCTACTCCTCCAAGCTCATCCAGGCGCTGCGCCTCGTGCGCACCGGCGGCACACCCACCTGCTCCGCCTCCGCCCCGGCGGTGCGCGACGCGGCCTACCGCGCGCTGGCCGTCGCGGCGCGGGGCCGCTCGCGCTGGAGCCGCGCCATCCTGGCACGCAGCCGCCGGTGCCGGGCGCTCCAAAGCgcgcgccggccgccgccgccgccgaggccccGTCGGCGGTATCAGCAGCAGCAGGACGGCGAGGAGCGGCCGCTGGGCGGGCTGGCTGGTAGGGCCAAGGTGCTGGGGCGGCTGGTGCCCGGGTGCCGGAGCCTCTCGCTGCCCGCGCTCCTGGCCGAGGTGTCCGACTACATTGCCGCGCTGGAGATGCAGGTGCGCGCCATGGGCCAGCTCACGCACGACctcgcggcgtcggcgtcggcgtcagcGTCGTCATCTTCCGCGCCGACGGCGGCGCCATCGATTGCTCCGCCCTAG